One window from the genome of Leptospira johnsonii encodes:
- a CDS encoding lipoprotein LipL41, with the protein MKKISALLLAGALALSVSNCGEKVEVEYPVFPKSKEGRQLQKFLGSIRNVGLAVEKPQKSLWETVFGAGSSFIDQMPSKVFEAFDKETYYKLIDLSKRADSINEASLTLTGITKSRVKLGNQLGAEAILHIGYQKPYTECGSEMMVDYGAAALKVGGAIASMATGKQVDTGSGPVSKQTGIRYMLIPLDATLIKVETGEVKKAVVSNPAKVDAGVGNLDCPSVLDSFGKALDEAALYIKDRLSPKVKTEYIKVFKDDEDPEVAGYLDDGYQEITGETPSFKKAKENWEKADKKAGGKSWGAKTNLGTYYFQAGDFEKAIKLYEEAMKLSGADKNYVRELRKRVEAAAAVDDTEK; encoded by the coding sequence ATGAAAAAAATTTCTGCTCTGCTCCTCGCGGGAGCATTGGCACTTTCGGTTTCCAACTGCGGCGAAAAAGTTGAAGTCGAATACCCTGTTTTTCCTAAATCAAAAGAGGGACGCCAGCTTCAAAAATTCCTAGGCTCTATCCGCAACGTAGGTTTAGCAGTCGAAAAACCCCAAAAAAGTCTTTGGGAAACCGTTTTCGGAGCAGGTTCCAGCTTTATCGATCAAATGCCTTCTAAAGTCTTCGAAGCTTTCGACAAGGAAACTTATTACAAACTGATCGACCTGAGCAAAAGAGCTGACTCTATCAACGAGGCTTCTTTGACTCTTACGGGAATCACCAAAAGTCGTGTTAAACTCGGAAACCAATTAGGCGCCGAGGCAATTCTTCACATCGGCTATCAAAAACCATACACCGAGTGCGGAAGCGAGATGATGGTAGATTACGGCGCGGCTGCGTTGAAAGTAGGTGGAGCAATCGCTTCTATGGCTACCGGAAAGCAAGTTGATACCGGAAGCGGACCTGTTAGCAAACAAACTGGAATCCGTTATATGCTTATTCCTCTAGACGCTACTTTAATTAAAGTAGAAACTGGAGAAGTTAAAAAAGCTGTAGTTTCTAACCCTGCAAAAGTAGACGCAGGAGTAGGTAACCTGGATTGCCCTTCCGTTCTTGACTCTTTCGGAAAAGCTTTAGACGAAGCTGCTCTTTACATCAAAGACAGACTTTCTCCAAAAGTTAAAACCGAGTATATCAAAGTATTCAAAGACGACGAAGATCCTGAAGTTGCAGGATACCTTGACGACGGATACCAAGAGATCACCGGAGAAACTCCTAGCTTCAAAAAAGCGAAAGAGAACTGGGAAAAAGCAGATAAAAAAGCTGGTGGAAAGTCTTGGGGAGCAAAAACAAACCTAGGAACTTACTACTTCCAAGCTGGTGACTTTGAAAAAGCAATCAAGCTTTATGAAGAAGCGATGAAACTCAGTGGAGCTGACAAGAACTACGTGAGAGAACTTCGTAAACGTGTAGAAGCGGCTGCTGCCGTTGATGACACTGAAAAGTAA
- the lep gene encoding LipL41-expression chaperone Lep has translation MTLKSKKVKLSFGFKKSGRLTSAFLLCAAFFLSDCSRTKPNLEECSDAQIHISKLIANDETMEKGVQALMLRSILKPETSEAIIRSCVENKSLLQVQCELSKEKFGDLQDCKKLAPKRAEESEEG, from the coding sequence ATGACACTGAAAAGTAAGAAAGTAAAACTTTCTTTCGGTTTCAAGAAAAGCGGGCGGCTAACGTCCGCTTTTCTTTTATGTGCTGCATTCTTCTTGTCAGATTGTAGCAGAACGAAACCGAATTTGGAAGAATGTTCAGATGCTCAGATCCATATTTCCAAATTGATCGCAAACGATGAAACTATGGAAAAAGGTGTACAAGCATTGATGTTAAGATCGATCTTAAAACCCGAGACCAGCGAAGCGATCATCAGAAGTTGTGTGGAAAATAAAAGTTTACTACAAGTACAATGCGAACTCTCAAAGGAGAAGTTTGGCGATCTACAGGATTGTAAAAAATTAGCTCCTAAGAGAGCAGAAGAAAGCGAAGAAGGCTAA
- a CDS encoding methyltransferase family protein yields MTKQNQTPSNWAHLRDIFLLPFTVTIILPALFFHSPQIFIFNNWILPILCFGFIGLGLSLLFITISLFKRLGEGTLAPWQPTQKLIIAGPYKYCRNPMITGVLFILIGEFFLFLSYNHLILIVCFFTANTLYFIYSEEPRLVLRFGQEYTIYKQNVPRWIPRLKPYTPKS; encoded by the coding sequence ATGACAAAGCAGAACCAAACTCCGTCCAATTGGGCCCACCTTCGAGATATTTTTTTACTTCCGTTTACTGTTACGATCATTCTACCGGCTTTGTTCTTTCATTCTCCTCAGATATTTATTTTTAATAATTGGATCTTACCGATCCTATGTTTCGGATTTATAGGTCTTGGGCTCTCTTTATTATTTATTACGATTTCTTTATTCAAAAGATTGGGAGAAGGTACCCTCGCTCCTTGGCAACCTACCCAAAAATTGATCATAGCAGGACCTTATAAATATTGTAGAAATCCTATGATCACCGGAGTGTTATTCATTCTGATCGGGGAATTCTTCTTATTTCTTTCTTATAATCATTTGATACTCATCGTGTGCTTTTTTACTGCCAATACTCTCTACTTTATATATAGCGAAGAACCCAGGTTGGTTTTACGATTCGGACAGGAATATACGATTTACAAACAGAACGTTCCTAGATGGATTCCTCGTTTAAAACCTTATACTCCCAAAAGTTGA
- a CDS encoding uracil-DNA glycosylase family protein, with translation MNDSQKFKKHLDTLIHCRLCPDMVGKPVHGGIPGAKIMSIGQAPGIHEEKFGRPFAYTAGKTLFKWFSSIGIEEEIYRSKVNMAAVCRCFPGKAKSGDRKPNPFEVENCSKFMRFEVEFNRPELIIPIGKLAIDQLVENKKYKLDEVIGKKFKKNFYGVEIDWIPLPHPSGLNVWNHTQEGKILIAKSLDLIRKHPSIKREFFSKK, from the coding sequence ATGAACGATTCCCAAAAATTCAAAAAACATCTAGATACCTTAATTCATTGCAGACTTTGTCCGGACATGGTGGGCAAACCTGTACATGGCGGCATCCCCGGCGCAAAAATTATGAGCATAGGCCAGGCTCCGGGTATCCACGAAGAAAAATTCGGGAGACCATTCGCTTACACTGCGGGCAAAACTTTATTCAAATGGTTTTCTTCCATTGGAATAGAAGAAGAGATCTACAGATCTAAAGTGAATATGGCCGCGGTTTGTAGATGTTTCCCAGGCAAAGCAAAAAGCGGAGATAGAAAACCGAATCCTTTCGAAGTGGAAAATTGTTCCAAATTCATGCGCTTCGAAGTTGAATTCAATCGACCTGAACTTATCATCCCCATAGGCAAATTGGCGATCGATCAATTGGTAGAGAATAAAAAGTACAAACTGGACGAGGTCATCGGCAAGAAGTTCAAAAAGAATTTTTACGGAGTGGAAATAGATTGGATCCCTTTGCCTCATCCATCCGGACTAAATGTTTGGAATCATACTCAAGAAGGTAAGATACTGATAGCAAAATCCTTGGATCTGATCCGAAAACATCCTTCAATCAAAAGAGAATTCTTTTCTAAAAAATAA
- a CDS encoding helix-hairpin-helix domain-containing protein — translation MKSDKSEVLKEFRTLPGVGKVIAEDLWNLGVRSKAELAKLDPEKLYEEICDYQGTRVDPCMLYVFRCAVYVSATPDPEPEKMKWWFWKDKQLV, via the coding sequence ATGAAATCGGATAAATCCGAAGTATTAAAAGAATTTCGCACTCTTCCCGGAGTGGGCAAAGTAATTGCAGAGGATCTTTGGAATCTCGGAGTTCGCAGCAAAGCGGAACTCGCAAAATTAGATCCTGAAAAATTATACGAAGAAATTTGCGATTACCAAGGCACTCGAGTAGATCCTTGTATGCTGTACGTATTTCGTTGTGCAGTCTACGTTTCCGCAACCCCCGATCCTGAACCTGAAAAAATGAAATGGTGGTTCTGGAAGGACAAACAGCTTGTCTGA
- a CDS encoding B12-binding domain-containing radical SAM protein encodes MAKLKLVQLPVPPPTAFAATGNVPLAAGCLAVSARENGLEKKGLELEVLDPDITDKEGDSQLADRIAKDEPEFLGFSLYLWNTERSLHLAKEVKRRSPSTKILIGGPEVNPDNPFVLSETGYDIAVSGEAEHTFSALMETLLKKEDPRRLPNIAVRELDGKMGMFSREESASFPLTSYPSPYLQGFVPVDPARSTYLETVRGCRSQCTYCFYPKSSNVLRTLDIPETIKLLSSLKDKGAKELVFLDPTFNHRPGFEEFLDAIIDVNSDRAMTMFGELRSEGITEKIADKLALAGFNRIELGMQSINKETLKRVKRFGSPEKVAEAARMLADRGIELLLDLIIGLPGDTPDDVMEGIEFFYGHGLGEWVQVFPLSILPGTAMRKDAESEGLVYLPKPPYRVIRTPNFSPEALSSTLFRSEDRLDRRLDETPRSLLSDPDPRVSDIFSFSPGLTEKFGLEDFSISGARHVSIWWRGDNLEKSKKEFFDRLNYRFTKDPFTVTDLVLYPKSSFDPELITEIMEEFSKVPASYLSRTLAHRGENMLHRIVLVLPHGVSFPLEWVSEIKEYIPVFQEMEWEEAVQKSEELGGEFPGARIISKNENRSAWKILKENADPESVTFADRVLEKRWCWEVLGYSEK; translated from the coding sequence ATGGCAAAATTAAAGCTAGTCCAACTACCTGTTCCTCCTCCTACTGCCTTTGCCGCTACGGGAAACGTTCCCTTGGCTGCGGGATGTTTGGCTGTTTCTGCTCGAGAGAATGGCTTGGAGAAAAAAGGTCTGGAGCTAGAAGTTCTGGATCCTGATATCACTGATAAAGAAGGGGATAGCCAACTTGCAGATAGGATCGCAAAAGATGAACCTGAGTTTTTGGGCTTTTCCCTTTATCTTTGGAATACTGAAAGAAGTCTACATCTCGCAAAAGAAGTAAAACGCAGATCGCCATCCACTAAAATTTTGATCGGAGGACCAGAAGTAAATCCGGACAATCCGTTTGTTCTCTCCGAAACAGGTTACGATATTGCAGTCTCCGGCGAAGCAGAGCATACATTCTCTGCCCTTATGGAGACTCTTCTTAAAAAGGAAGATCCTAGGAGATTACCAAATATTGCAGTTAGAGAATTGGATGGAAAGATGGGAATGTTTTCCAGAGAGGAGAGTGCTTCCTTTCCACTTACGAGTTATCCTTCTCCTTATCTGCAAGGGTTTGTGCCTGTGGATCCCGCAAGATCTACTTATTTGGAAACCGTAAGAGGATGTAGATCCCAATGCACTTATTGTTTTTATCCTAAGAGTAGCAATGTATTAAGAACTTTAGATATACCCGAGACGATCAAACTTCTTTCCAGTTTGAAAGACAAGGGCGCCAAAGAGTTGGTATTCTTAGATCCGACATTCAATCATAGACCTGGCTTCGAAGAATTTTTAGACGCGATCATAGATGTAAATTCGGACAGAGCTATGACAATGTTTGGAGAATTGAGATCCGAAGGAATTACGGAAAAGATCGCAGATAAACTCGCGTTAGCCGGTTTTAATCGAATTGAGTTAGGGATGCAATCCATCAATAAGGAAACCTTAAAGCGTGTAAAACGTTTTGGAAGTCCAGAAAAAGTAGCTGAAGCTGCTAGAATGCTGGCTGATCGAGGGATCGAGCTATTATTGGATCTGATCATCGGACTTCCTGGAGATACTCCGGACGACGTTATGGAAGGAATAGAATTCTTTTACGGACATGGGTTAGGGGAATGGGTCCAGGTATTTCCATTGTCCATTCTACCCGGAACTGCGATGAGAAAAGATGCTGAGTCCGAAGGATTGGTATATCTTCCCAAACCTCCTTATAGAGTGATCCGAACTCCTAATTTTAGTCCGGAAGCGCTTAGCTCCACATTATTCCGTTCAGAAGATAGATTGGATAGAAGGTTAGACGAAACTCCTCGCAGTTTATTATCCGATCCTGACCCTAGAGTTTCCGATATATTCTCTTTTTCTCCAGGGCTAACCGAAAAGTTCGGGTTAGAAGATTTTTCCATTTCGGGTGCCAGACATGTTTCCATCTGGTGGAGAGGGGATAATTTAGAAAAATCTAAAAAAGAATTCTTTGATAGATTGAATTATAGATTCACTAAGGATCCTTTTACGGTCACGGATCTCGTTTTATATCCTAAGTCCAGTTTTGATCCTGAATTGATCACCGAGATTATGGAAGAATTTTCCAAGGTCCCGGCATCTTATCTTTCTCGAACACTCGCTCATAGAGGGGAGAATATGCTACATAGGATCGTTCTTGTTCTTCCTCATGGCGTTTCTTTTCCATTAGAATGGGTTTCCGAGATCAAAGAATACATCCCTGTTTTCCAAGAAATGGAATGGGAAGAAGCAGTGCAAAAATCCGAAGAACTCGGCGGAGAATTTCCGGGAGCCAGGATCATTTCCAAAAATGAAAATCGTTCAGCTTGGAAAATCCTAAAAGAAAATGCAGATCCTGAATCTGTTACGTTCGCCGACAGAGTTTTAGAAAAACGTTGGTGTTGGGAAGTTTTAGGCTATTCCGAGAAATGA